A region from the Nostoc sp. HK-01 genome encodes:
- a CDS encoding GCN5-related N-acetyltransferase, which yields MTYKFVDTLTEKQISELVQLYKNEFWSKQRTYQDVAKMLKASNIVLGLIDNNEQLIGFTRVLTDFVYRATIYDVIIKPDYRKQGLGVKLLDAIVNHPQLNQVEHIALYCLPEMIPFYQRWGFTPEVGNLKLMYRYHQSHKDKLHDY from the coding sequence ATGACTTATAAATTTGTTGACACTCTCACAGAAAAGCAAATTTCTGAACTAGTACAGTTATATAAAAATGAATTCTGGAGCAAACAGCGTACATATCAAGATGTTGCCAAAATGCTCAAAGCTTCAAATATTGTTTTAGGTTTGATAGATAATAATGAACAGTTAATTGGGTTTACTCGCGTTCTCACAGACTTTGTGTATCGAGCGACTATTTACGATGTCATAATTAAACCAGACTATAGAAAACAGGGGCTTGGTGTAAAGTTACTAGATGCAATTGTCAATCATCCTCAATTAAATCAAGTTGAGCATATCGCCCTTTACTGTTTACCAGAAATGATACCATTTTATCAGCGTTGGGGCTTTACCCCAGAAGTTGGCAATCTTAAATTGATGTATCGATATCACCAATCACATAAGGATAAACTACATGATTATTAA
- the gatB gene encoding aspartyl/glutamyl-tRNA amidotransferase subunit B, which yields MTSATPVKTEYEAIIGLETHCQLSTNTKIFSSSSTAFGADPNTNIDPVCMGLPGVLPVLNEKVLEYAVKAGLALNCQIAKYSKFDRKQYFYPDLPKNYQISQYDLPIAEHGWLEIELVDAEGNPVRKRIGITRLHMEEDAGKLVHAGSDRLSGSSYSLVDYNRAGVPLVEIVSEPDIRSGQEAAEYAQELRRIMRYLGVSDGNMQEGSLRCDVNISVRPVGQEKFGTKVEIKNMNSFNAIQRAIEYEIERQIAAVEAGERIIQETRLWEEGAQRTISMRTKEGSSDYRYFPEPDLAPIEVSDTQLENWRSELPELPAQKRHRYETQLGLSAYDARVLTEERYVSEYFEAAIASGANPKAAANWITQDIAAYLNKQKLNIADIALTPANLAEVITRIETGKISNAQAKEKLPDLLQGLTPEKAFAGQELITDPSVLEPIVDEVIAANPKELEKYRNGNTNLKGFFVGQVLKKTSKRADPKLTNELVDKKLNA from the coding sequence ATGACTTCTGCTACTCCAGTCAAAACTGAGTACGAAGCGATTATTGGTCTAGAAACCCATTGTCAGCTAAGTACGAATACAAAAATTTTCTCTAGTAGCTCTACAGCGTTCGGTGCTGATCCAAATACTAACATTGACCCCGTGTGTATGGGATTACCTGGGGTTTTACCCGTACTCAACGAAAAAGTTCTAGAGTATGCAGTGAAAGCAGGTTTAGCATTGAATTGCCAAATCGCTAAATATAGCAAATTTGACCGTAAACAGTATTTTTATCCTGATTTACCGAAGAATTACCAAATTTCTCAATATGACTTACCCATTGCTGAACATGGTTGGTTAGAAATTGAGTTGGTAGATGCTGAAGGAAATCCTGTTCGTAAACGCATTGGTATTACCCGCCTGCACATGGAAGAAGATGCAGGTAAGTTAGTTCATGCGGGAAGCGATCGCCTCTCTGGTTCCAGCTATTCTTTAGTAGACTATAACCGTGCAGGTGTACCGTTAGTCGAAATTGTCTCGGAACCCGATATTCGTTCTGGACAAGAAGCTGCGGAATACGCCCAAGAGTTACGCCGGATTATGCGTTATCTCGGTGTGAGTGACGGGAATATGCAGGAAGGATCGTTGCGTTGCGATGTTAACATCTCTGTGCGCCCCGTCGGACAAGAAAAATTTGGCACGAAGGTAGAAATTAAAAATATGAACTCCTTCAACGCCATTCAACGGGCGATTGAATACGAAATTGAACGCCAAATCGCCGCCGTCGAAGCCGGAGAACGCATCATTCAAGAAACCCGGTTGTGGGAAGAAGGCGCACAACGCACAATTAGTATGCGGACTAAAGAAGGTTCTAGTGATTATCGCTACTTCCCCGAACCAGATTTAGCACCCATTGAAGTATCTGATACTCAACTAGAGAACTGGCGTAGCGAACTACCAGAACTCCCCGCCCAAAAGCGTCATCGTTATGAAACCCAATTGGGACTGTCAGCTTATGATGCGCGAGTCTTGACAGAAGAGCGCTACGTATCAGAATATTTTGAAGCAGCGATCGCATCTGGGGCAAATCCCAAAGCAGCCGCAAACTGGATTACTCAAGATATCGCCGCATATCTCAACAAGCAAAAACTCAATATTGCTGATATTGCTTTAACCCCTGCTAACTTGGCTGAAGTCATTACCCGCATTGAGACTGGCAAAATTAGCAACGCCCAAGCTAAAGAAAAATTGCCAGATTTACTCCAAGGTTTGACACCCGAAAAAGCTTTTGCAGGTCAAGAACTCATCACCGACCCCAGTGTCCTAGAACCAATTGTCGATGAAGTGATTGCGGCGAACCCCAAAGAACTAGAAAAATACCGTAATGGTAACACCAATCTCAAAGGCTTCTTTGTCGGGCAAGTGCTGAAAAAGACTAGCAAACGTGCTGATCCGAAGTTAACTAACGAACTGGTGGATAAAAAGCTGAATGCTTAA
- a CDS encoding cupin domain-containing protein, translated as MIINPDNIPSRTTSIYPEKFQHIVAGRVKKALGNAAGLKNYGVNLVTLAPGSCSALRHWHTRQDEFIYIIEGEATLVTNAGEQILTPGMMAGFPAGEENGHHLVNRSDTIVIYLEVGDRTPDDEGYYPDDDLIAKAGVNGERIFTRKDGTLY; from the coding sequence ATGATTATTAATCCAGATAATATTCCCAGCCGCACAACTTCAATTTACCCAGAAAAATTCCAACATATCGTTGCTGGGAGAGTTAAAAAAGCGTTAGGAAATGCCGCCGGATTAAAAAATTATGGGGTAAATTTAGTCACCCTAGCACCAGGAAGTTGTTCGGCTTTAAGACATTGGCATACTCGGCAAGACGAGTTTATTTATATCATTGAAGGTGAAGCAACCCTAGTCACCAATGCCGGAGAGCAAATTCTCACACCAGGAATGATGGCGGGTTTTCCCGCTGGCGAAGAAAACGGACATCACCTAGTAAATCGCTCTGATACAATAGTAATTTATTTAGAAGTTGGGGATAGAACACCGGATGATGAAGGTTACTATCCAGACGATGATTTAATTGCCAAAGCTGGTGTAAATGGTGAGCGAATTTTTACGCGAAAAGATGGAACTCTGTATTAG
- a CDS encoding topology modulation protein, translating into MQRISVVGTSGSGKTTLARQISQRLAIPHIELDYLHWEPNWVEVPNDVMRDRVSQSLAGDRWVVDGNYSIVRDIVWPRADTVVWLDYSWPVVMRRILWRTLSRVVTQQEVCNGNYETWQKSFLSRDSILLWAIQTYGKNRQKYQALLQESDCTHLNFIRLTSPAVTKDWLLSL; encoded by the coding sequence ATGCAACGCATTTCTGTAGTCGGAACCAGTGGTTCAGGAAAGACAACATTGGCGCGGCAAATATCCCAACGCCTCGCCATCCCACACATAGAACTAGACTATCTGCACTGGGAACCTAATTGGGTAGAAGTACCAAACGATGTGATGCGCGATCGCGTTTCCCAATCTTTAGCTGGCGATCGCTGGGTGGTAGATGGTAATTACAGCATAGTACGCGATATTGTTTGGCCCAGAGCAGATACAGTTGTTTGGCTAGACTATTCTTGGCCAGTGGTGATGCGTCGAATATTATGGCGAACACTGTCGCGGGTAGTCACACAACAGGAAGTCTGCAATGGTAATTACGAAACATGGCAAAAGTCTTTCTTAAGTCGGGATTCTATTTTGTTATGGGCAATTCAAACTTACGGTAAAAATCGCCAAAAGTATCAGGCTTTACTCCAAGAATCTGATTGTACTCATCTGAACTTCATACGTTTGACATCGCCCGCAGTTACCAAAGATTGGTTATTGTCGTTGTGA
- the rpsO gene encoding 30S ribosomal protein S15, whose product MALTQQRKQEIITNFQVHETDTGSADVQIAMLTERINRLSEHLQANKKDHSSRRGLLKLIGHRKRLLAYLQQENREKYQALIARLGIRG is encoded by the coding sequence ATGGCTCTGACGCAACAGCGCAAACAAGAAATAATTACCAATTTCCAAGTTCACGAAACCGATACAGGTTCCGCTGATGTGCAAATTGCAATGCTGACCGAGCGAATTAATCGCCTCAGCGAACACCTCCAAGCTAATAAAAAAGACCATTCTTCCCGCCGTGGCTTATTAAAGCTCATTGGACATCGTAAGCGCCTGCTTGCTTATCTCCAACAAGAAAATCGGGAAAAATATCAAGCTTTGATTGCTCGTCTGGGTATTCGTGGATAG
- a CDS encoding histidinol phosphate aminotransferase, whose translation MFRAKRLINGEKRLTNGAKRLIHESLSFINAEKSLINEYQKLINQEKILINPVLILINDYQRLIHKYSSFINAEKSLINLAPILIHKLKYLSTRFFCVTFFAAMSNFFRANVDAMASYVPGEQPKRGTQVIKLNSNENPYPPSPHALAALQKIDGEWLRRYPEPFGDQFRQAASQVLGVPSDWIIVGNGSDEILNVVMRACTEPGRKVVYPTPTYVLYRTLTEMQSADIIEIPYSEDYKLPVAELIAADGAVTFIASPNSPSGHVVPSPDLEKLASQLSGVLVIDEAYVDFAEADALALVKEYENVIIIRTLSKGYSLAGLRLGFGIGNPKLLQGLFKVKDSYNIDAIACTVATVAITDQAYKNTCVAKIKASRTQLTREFQQLGFLVWESHTNFLLVQPPQQNAEYLYQKLKEQQILIRYFPHPGLLDKLRITIGTDEQNQVLVNAIKALL comes from the coding sequence TTGTTCAGAGCAAAAAGACTCATTAATGGAGAAAAAAGACTCACTAATGGAGCAAAAAGACTCATTCACGAGTCTTTAAGCTTCATTAATGCAGAAAAAAGCCTCATTAATGAGTATCAAAAGCTCATTAATCAAGAAAAAATCCTCATTAATCCAGTTCTCATACTCATTAATGACTATCAAAGGCTCATTCACAAGTATTCAAGCTTTATTAATGCAGAAAAAAGCCTCATTAATCTAGCTCCCATACTCATTCACAAGCTAAAATACTTGTCTACTCGTTTCTTTTGTGTCACCTTCTTCGCAGCTATGAGCAATTTCTTCCGCGCCAATGTTGATGCAATGGCTAGTTACGTTCCTGGTGAACAGCCGAAACGCGGTACTCAAGTCATTAAACTCAATAGTAACGAAAATCCCTACCCTCCCTCACCTCATGCTTTAGCCGCACTACAAAAAATTGACGGTGAGTGGTTGCGGCGTTACCCTGAACCATTTGGCGACCAGTTTCGCCAAGCTGCAAGTCAGGTTTTAGGAGTACCCAGTGATTGGATTATTGTAGGTAATGGTAGTGATGAAATTTTAAATGTCGTAATGCGAGCCTGTACAGAACCGGGACGCAAAGTTGTTTATCCCACACCGACTTATGTCTTATATCGTACCCTGACGGAGATGCAGTCGGCAGATATTATCGAAATTCCCTACAGTGAAGACTACAAATTACCAGTAGCAGAGTTAATTGCTGCTGATGGTGCTGTGACATTTATTGCTTCACCTAACAGTCCTTCTGGTCATGTTGTCCCTAGTCCAGATTTAGAAAAACTCGCCAGCCAGTTATCTGGGGTGTTAGTCATTGATGAAGCTTACGTAGATTTTGCCGAAGCCGATGCCTTAGCTTTGGTGAAAGAATATGAGAATGTGATAATTATTCGCACCTTATCTAAAGGTTACTCATTAGCGGGTTTGCGCTTGGGTTTTGGGATAGGGAATCCCAAGCTGTTGCAGGGATTATTTAAGGTCAAAGATAGTTATAACATTGATGCGATCGCCTGTACAGTTGCCACAGTCGCCATCACCGACCAAGCTTATAAAAATACTTGCGTAGCCAAAATCAAAGCATCACGCACCCAACTCACCAGAGAATTTCAACAATTGGGTTTTCTGGTTTGGGAGTCTCACACCAACTTTTTACTAGTCCAGCCACCCCAACAAAACGCCGAGTATCTCTATCAAAAACTCAAAGAACAACAAATACTCATCCGCTACTTTCCCCACCCTGGACTACTAGATAAACTCCGCATCACCATTGGTACAGATGAGCAAAATCAAGTTTTAGTAAATGCCATTAAGGCATTGCTCTAA
- a CDS encoding multi-sensor hybrid histidine kinase, which yields MQSLYPLNLPNLEQVIEYFPLTVLPDTLLIDAIALMNPVSNSKVKSASGFSSCVLVVKEKKLVGILTLRDVVRLTGEGVDLSRVKILEVMTQPVMSLTLTCDQNALTALSFMRQHCIRHLPVVDKQGQLVGLITQDRIRLVIQPVHLLKLRYVTEVMVTEVIHALPTTSVLELSQIMSDRQISCVVIIAPQETTLIPVGMITEKDIIQVQLQGLDIARTQAQAMMSTPVLSISPTESLWTVHQLMQEQQVRRLAVVGEQGQLQGLVTQTNLLQVLDPLEIARVIQVLQAKVEEQTVQLRQTNQQLEQEVRQRRQAEKSLRQTQQELELRVAERTAELVVTNARLQQEIEERKQIEARLQQREYQWQALFDHALDAIAIADDEGRYVNVNPAACDLFGVSREELLGSTIADFAEPGFDFTQAWQQFCEQGQMFGEFKLHRPDGTVRETEFAAVANFIPHRHLSILRDVSDRQAMLRDRQQTEETLRESEQRLQLALSIGNIGTWEWNLKTNQVIWSESLFTLFGVTPDTFEVSYENFLNLIVHPEDRELLYQSVLRAIDQQVPHNLEFRFIYPDGTVGWSVCKGQILYDDTTNQPLQMIGVNIDITERKQSELEIRKFVSLADNSTEFIGMCDMNFVPFYVNEAGKQIVGLEDLQQYKETPVREFFFPEDQDFIINEFFPRVLHEGRAEVEIRFRHFKTEEALWMIYSVFSVKDMNDQLIGLATISRNITERKQAQQKIREQAALIDIATDAIFVRDLENRILFWSRGAENLYGWTAEESVGKLTYELFHVESLSQMAAGVKTTLEQGFWQGELEKTTKTGRKIIVASRWTLVHNQFGQSQSILSVNTDITDKKQLEQQFYRAQRLESLGTLASGIAHDLNNVFAPIMMISQLLPSRCKNVDAQTQQLFKTLETSSKHGADLVKQILTFARGTEGKTILLQPGHLLQELAKVIQQTFPKSIEIVKNIPTKTLWMVQGDPTQLEQVFMNLAVNARDAMPNGGMLTITAENRVIDETYSRMRPEAKAGGYILVTVSDTGTGIPPEILDRIFDPFFTTKEVGKGTGLGLSTVLGIVKNCGGFLEVSSQVDKGTQFQVFLPRGEGIVIETTNETDLPRGKGELILVVDDEAVVRQTTQETLADYNYKTLVANDGIEAIALYVEHQPEISTILLDIFMPNMDGLTAIRTLRTLNPKVKIIAVSGLPSNEQKAIAFGANKFLSKPYTATDLLNTLSDVIRINE from the coding sequence ATGCAATCACTTTATCCTTTAAATTTGCCGAATTTAGAGCAAGTAATTGAATATTTTCCTTTAACTGTATTACCAGATACTCTACTCATTGATGCGATCGCTTTAATGAATCCGGTAAGCAATAGTAAAGTAAAATCTGCATCTGGTTTTAGTAGTTGTGTTTTAGTAGTTAAAGAAAAAAAATTAGTAGGTATATTAACTTTACGGGATGTAGTCCGTTTGACTGGGGAGGGGGTAGATTTATCCAGGGTAAAAATTTTAGAGGTGATGACGCAGCCAGTGATGAGCCTGACGCTGACTTGTGATCAAAATGCCCTCACAGCTTTATCATTCATGCGCCAGCATTGTATTCGCCATTTGCCGGTAGTAGATAAACAAGGGCAATTGGTAGGTTTGATTACTCAAGACAGAATTCGTCTGGTGATCCAACCAGTTCACCTGCTGAAACTGCGATATGTAACAGAGGTAATGGTAACGGAAGTTATTCATGCGCTACCAACTACATCTGTCTTGGAATTATCCCAGATAATGAGCGATCGCCAGATTAGTTGTGTGGTAATTATCGCCCCACAAGAGACAACGCTGATTCCAGTGGGCATGATCACTGAGAAAGATATTATTCAAGTTCAGTTACAGGGACTAGATATCGCCCGAACCCAGGCACAAGCCATGATGAGTACCCCTGTATTAAGTATCAGTCCCACTGAATCTTTGTGGACTGTTCACCAGTTGATGCAAGAGCAACAGGTGCGGCGGTTAGCAGTAGTGGGTGAACAAGGACAACTGCAAGGACTAGTGACACAAACCAATCTCCTACAAGTGCTTGATCCTTTAGAAATAGCCAGGGTTATTCAAGTTTTACAAGCCAAAGTTGAGGAGCAAACAGTTCAACTCAGACAAACCAACCAGCAGTTAGAACAGGAAGTAAGACAACGCCGCCAAGCCGAGAAATCACTACGCCAAACTCAACAAGAGTTAGAGTTACGGGTAGCGGAACGAACAGCCGAACTGGTAGTAACAAATGCACGTTTACAACAAGAAATTGAGGAGCGCAAACAGATCGAAGCCAGACTCCAGCAGCGGGAATATCAGTGGCAAGCCCTGTTTGATCATGCTCTTGATGCGATCGCCATTGCGGATGACGAGGGACGGTATGTAAATGTCAATCCGGCAGCCTGTGACTTGTTTGGTGTATCTAGGGAAGAACTTTTAGGTTCTACAATTGCGGATTTTGCCGAACCCGGATTTGACTTTACCCAAGCTTGGCAACAGTTCTGTGAACAAGGACAAATGTTTGGTGAGTTTAAATTACATCGTCCCGATGGCACAGTGCGAGAAACTGAATTTGCGGCGGTTGCCAATTTTATACCCCATCGTCATCTTTCAATACTGCGGGATGTGAGCGATCGCCAAGCTATGTTGCGCGATCGTCAACAGACTGAGGAAACTCTGAGAGAAAGTGAGCAACGGTTACAACTGGCACTGAGTATTGGTAACATTGGCACTTGGGAATGGAATTTGAAAACCAATCAGGTTATCTGGTCTGAGAGTTTGTTTACTTTATTTGGTGTAACTCCTGATACCTTTGAGGTCAGCTATGAAAATTTTTTAAATCTCATTGTCCACCCTGAAGATCGCGAATTGCTGTATCAATCAGTTTTGCGAGCGATTGACCAGCAAGTACCCCATAATCTTGAATTCCGGTTTATTTACCCAGATGGCACAGTTGGTTGGTCAGTATGCAAAGGTCAAATATTGTACGATGACACCACCAATCAGCCACTCCAGATGATTGGGGTGAATATAGATATCACTGAGCGCAAACAATCGGAACTTGAAATCCGTAAATTTGTTTCTCTAGCCGATAACAGCACAGAATTTATCGGTATGTGTGATATGAATTTTGTGCCGTTTTATGTCAATGAAGCGGGCAAGCAAATAGTCGGGTTAGAAGACTTACAGCAATACAAGGAAACTCCAGTCAGGGAATTTTTCTTTCCCGAAGATCAGGACTTTATCATCAATGAATTTTTTCCGCGTGTTTTGCATGAGGGACGGGCGGAAGTAGAAATTCGTTTCCGTCATTTCAAGACGGAAGAAGCATTATGGATGATTTACAGCGTTTTTTCTGTCAAAGACATGAACGACCAGCTAATTGGTTTAGCAACCATCAGCCGCAATATTACTGAGCGCAAACAGGCACAACAAAAAATCCGTGAACAAGCAGCTTTAATTGATATTGCTACCGATGCCATTTTTGTCCGCGATTTAGAAAACCGCATTCTGTTCTGGAGTCGAGGTGCGGAAAATTTGTACGGTTGGACAGCAGAGGAAAGTGTGGGGAAATTAACCTATGAACTTTTCCACGTAGAATCCTTGTCTCAAATGGCAGCAGGTGTAAAAACCACTCTCGAACAAGGTTTTTGGCAAGGGGAGTTAGAAAAAACCACCAAAACTGGCAGAAAAATTATCGTTGCGAGTCGGTGGACACTGGTACACAATCAATTTGGACAAAGCCAATCTATCTTATCAGTCAACACCGACATCACTGACAAAAAGCAACTAGAGCAACAATTTTACCGCGCTCAACGCCTAGAAAGTTTGGGAACTTTAGCCAGTGGCATTGCTCACGACTTGAACAATGTTTTTGCACCTATTATGATGATTTCCCAGTTGCTGCCTAGCAGATGCAAAAATGTGGATGCACAGACACAACAACTATTCAAAACACTAGAAACTAGCTCGAAGCATGGGGCTGACTTAGTTAAACAAATTCTCACCTTTGCCCGTGGTACAGAAGGGAAAACAATTCTATTGCAACCTGGACATTTGCTCCAAGAATTAGCCAAAGTCATCCAACAAACATTTCCTAAGTCCATTGAAATTGTCAAGAACATTCCCACAAAAACTTTGTGGATGGTGCAAGGAGATCCCACCCAACTCGAACAGGTGTTCATGAATTTGGCAGTCAATGCCCGTGATGCTATGCCTAATGGTGGTATGCTCACCATCACTGCCGAAAATCGGGTAATTGACGAAACATACTCCCGAATGCGCCCGGAGGCGAAAGCAGGAGGCTACATCTTAGTGACAGTCTCAGATACAGGCACAGGAATTCCTCCAGAAATTTTAGATCGCATCTTTGATCCCTTTTTTACTACTAAAGAAGTTGGGAAAGGTACAGGGCTAGGGTTATCAACGGTTTTAGGTATCGTCAAAAACTGTGGTGGTTTTTTGGAAGTATCAAGTCAGGTAGATAAAGGAACACAATTCCAGGTGTTTTTGCCCAGAGGAGAAGGAATAGTAATCGAGACAACAAATGAAACTGATTTACCTAGAGGTAAGGGTGAGTTAATTTTAGTTGTAGATGATGAAGCGGTTGTTCGACAAACTACTCAGGAAACCCTAGCAGATTATAACTACAAAACCCTTGTGGCTAACGATGGCATTGAGGCGATCGCTCTCTACGTGGAACATCAGCCAGAAATCAGCACCATTTTGCTAGATATATTCATGCCCAACATGGACGGATTAACAGCCATCCGCACCCTGCGAACTCTCAACCCCAAAGTTAAGATTATTGCTGTCAGTGGCTTACCCTCTAATGAACAGAAGGCTATTGCCTTTGGCGCCAACAAATTCCTGTCTAAGCCCTATACTGCGACAGATTTATTAAATACTTTATCGGATGTGATCAGGATTAATGAGTAG
- a CDS encoding putative transcriptional regulators containing the CopG/Arc/MetJ DNA-binding domain protein: MPNVEKISVALTPEMAALVRNAVESGEYASSSEVIREALREWKQKRLRQLQNVEKPTAETQLDLTAEEKLAKLNKLFGAWKNQPDLTEIFAEIDQQRHVYQGRSLDSIDNQDNG, from the coding sequence ATGCCTAACGTCGAAAAAATCAGTGTTGCCCTGACCCCAGAAATGGCAGCTTTGGTTCGTAATGCTGTAGAGTCAGGGGAATATGCCAGTAGCAGTGAGGTAATTCGTGAAGCACTGCGCGAGTGGAAGCAAAAACGTTTACGTCAATTACAGAATGTTGAAAAGCCAACAGCTGAAACACAATTAGATTTAACAGCAGAAGAGAAATTAGCTAAATTAAATAAATTATTTGGGGCGTGGAAAAATCAACCAGACTTAACAGAAATATTTGCAGAAATTGACCAGCAACGTCATGTCTATCAAGGTAGAAGCCTAGACTCAATTGATAATCAGGATAACGGCTAA
- a CDS encoding glutamate N-acetyltransferase, which translates to MADWQEITGGVTAPKGYRAVGITAGLKPSGLPDLALIVSDVEAIASGVFTTSQVKAACVDYCRQILQAKPSARAILCNAGQANAATGSQGIHDANESAELLAKELNISPELILLASTGVIGQRIKMDALRSGIPKLVAALSETGSDAAAGAIITTDLVPKSIALETTISDRPVRIGGIAKGSGMIHPNMATMLAFVTCDAAVSPHLWQQMLSRAADKSFNSITVDGDTSTNDSLIALANGQSRTPAITEMGAEAEKLEAMLTAVCQHLAKAIARDGEGATCLIEVQVTGTHDDLAARQIAKTIAGSSLVKSAIFGRDPNWGRIAAAAGRAGVPFEQDNLQIKLGDFLLLENGQPLQFDRAAASAYLKQAATDYPVADLVATNNSNDLSGERSNIKTQRLDNPVIIAVSVGNGHGTGKAWGCDLSYDYVKINAEYTT; encoded by the coding sequence ATGGCAGACTGGCAAGAAATTACTGGTGGTGTGACTGCTCCTAAAGGATATCGAGCCGTAGGAATCACCGCAGGATTAAAACCATCGGGATTGCCAGATTTAGCTTTGATAGTCTCTGATGTAGAGGCGATCGCATCTGGTGTATTTACCACTTCTCAAGTTAAAGCCGCCTGTGTAGATTATTGCCGTCAAATTTTACAAGCCAAACCTAGCGCTCGTGCCATTCTTTGCAACGCCGGACAAGCCAACGCCGCCACAGGTAGTCAAGGTATACATGATGCTAATGAAAGTGCGGAGTTGTTAGCCAAAGAATTGAATATTTCTCCAGAATTGATTTTGTTAGCTTCTACTGGTGTAATTGGTCAACGCATCAAGATGGATGCCTTACGCAGCGGGATTCCTAAATTAGTAGCAGCACTTTCCGAAACAGGTTCAGATGCTGCTGCTGGAGCAATTATCACCACAGATTTAGTACCAAAATCCATTGCACTAGAAACAACTATAAGCGATCGCCCAGTCCGCATTGGTGGTATTGCCAAAGGTTCCGGGATGATTCACCCCAACATGGCAACGATGCTGGCATTTGTTACCTGTGATGCGGCTGTTTCCCCCCATCTTTGGCAGCAGATGTTAAGTAGAGCAGCAGATAAAAGCTTTAATTCCATTACTGTTGATGGCGATACCAGCACCAACGACAGCTTAATTGCCTTGGCGAATGGTCAATCTCGCACCCCAGCAATTACCGAGATGGGTGCAGAAGCTGAAAAATTAGAAGCCATGTTAACAGCAGTATGCCAGCATTTAGCTAAAGCGATCGCACGGGATGGTGAAGGTGCAACCTGCCTCATAGAAGTGCAAGTTACCGGCACCCATGATGATCTCGCAGCAAGACAAATCGCCAAAACCATTGCAGGTTCATCCTTAGTTAAATCTGCAATCTTTGGTCGTGATCCCAACTGGGGACGCATCGCCGCCGCCGCCGGACGCGCAGGTGTACCCTTTGAACAGGATAACTTGCAAATTAAATTAGGCGATTTCCTGCTGTTAGAAAATGGTCAACCTCTGCAATTTGACCGCGCCGCAGCCAGCGCATATTTAAAACAAGCAGCTACCGATTATCCCGTTGCTGATTTAGTGGCTACTAATAATAGTAATGATTTATCAGGCGAGCGTAGTAATATCAAAACTCAACGATTAGATAATCCCGTAATTATTGCCGTCAGTGTTGGTAATGGTCATGGTACAGGTAAAGCTTGGGGTTGTGATTTAAGTTACGACTACGTGAAAATTAACGCCGAGTACACAACTTAG